Proteins from a genomic interval of Nautilia sp. PV-1:
- the rpsQ gene encoding 30S ribosomal protein S17 — MPKRIITGKVIKKTGDKTINVLVERKVLHPKYHKIVKKFKKYLVHDEENAANVGDVVTAIEHRPISKRKSFVLKDILERGE; from the coding sequence ATGCCTAAAAGAATTATTACTGGAAAAGTTATCAAAAAAACTGGAGATAAAACTATCAACGTATTGGTTGAAAGAAAAGTTTTACATCCTAAATATCATAAAATTGTTAAAAAATTTAAAAAATACCTTGTTCATGATGAAGAAAATGCGGCTAACGTTGGCGATGTTGTTACCGCAATTGAACACAGACCAATTTCTAAAAGAAAATCTTTCGTTCTTAAAGATATTCTTGAGAGAGGAGAATAA
- the rplN gene encoding 50S ribosomal protein L14, whose translation MIQPFTRLKVADNSGAKEIMCIKVLGGSKRRYASVGDIIVASVKKALPNGKIKKGQVVKAVIVRTKKEVQRENGSLIRFDDNAAVIIDAKKEPVGTRIFGPIAREVRYEGFQKITSLAPEVL comes from the coding sequence ATGATTCAACCATTTACAAGATTAAAAGTTGCTGATAACAGCGGTGCTAAAGAAATCATGTGTATTAAAGTTTTGGGAGGGTCTAAAAGAAGATATGCTTCAGTAGGTGACATTATTGTCGCTTCTGTAAAAAAAGCCCTTCCAAACGGTAAAATTAAAAAAGGTCAAGTTGTAAAAGCGGTAATCGTTAGAACTAAAAAAGAAGTTCAAAGAGAAAACGGTTCGCTAATCAGATTCGATGATAACGCGGCAGTTATCATTGATGCTAAAAAAGAACCTGTAGGAACTCGTATTTTCGGACCAATCGCGAGAGAAGTTAGATACGAAGGTTTCCAAAAAATTACATCACTTGCTCCGGAGGTGCTATAA
- the rplP gene encoding 50S ribosomal protein L16, producing the protein MLMPKRTKYRKQQKGRNRGKAYRGSTLSFGTYGLKAVELGRINSRQIEAGRVALSRTMKRTGKIWIRVFPDKPLTAKPVGVRMGKGKGSVEEWVMNIKPGRIIFEITGVNNETAVRALTLAAAKLPFKTKIVSMESENELY; encoded by the coding sequence ATGTTAATGCCAAAAAGAACTAAATACAGAAAACAACAAAAAGGTAGAAACAGAGGTAAAGCCTACAGAGGTAGTACTCTGTCATTCGGAACATACGGTCTTAAAGCCGTAGAACTTGGAAGAATCAACTCAAGACAAATTGAAGCGGGAAGGGTTGCGCTTTCAAGAACTATGAAAAGAACAGGTAAAATCTGGATTAGAGTATTCCCAGACAAACCTCTAACAGCAAAACCTGTTGGTGTGAGAATGGGTAAAGGTAAAGGTAGTGTTGAAGAGTGGGTTATGAATATTAAACCCGGAAGAATTATTTTCGAAATTACTGGTGTTAATAATGAAACTGCCGTTAGGGCATTAACTCTTGCAGCTGCTAAATTGCCGTTCAAAACAAAAATTGTAAGCATGGAGAGTGAAAATGAGCTATACTAA
- the rpsC gene encoding 30S ribosomal protein S3 — MGQKTNPIGLRLGINKNWRSRWFINYNTMPENVLGDYELRKFLKKKLYYAGVSDIIIERTAKKIRITIFAAKPGIIIGKGGSEIEALKAELQKRIGGKELILNIKEERKPQISAQLAAENVATQIERRVAFRRAMKKVIQSALKSGAKGIKVQVAGRLNGAEMARTEWYLEGRVPLHTLRAKIDYGFAEALTTYGIIGVKVWIFKGEVLQRKMNSDDTQAPERKAPRRRKGRRNVNAKKN, encoded by the coding sequence ATGGGTCAAAAAACGAATCCAATCGGACTAAGACTAGGGATAAACAAAAACTGGAGAAGTAGATGGTTCATTAACTATAATACAATGCCTGAAAACGTATTAGGTGATTATGAACTAAGAAAATTTCTTAAAAAGAAACTTTATTACGCAGGTGTAAGTGATATTATTATTGAAAGAACAGCTAAAAAAATCAGAATTACTATTTTTGCAGCAAAACCTGGTATCATCATTGGTAAAGGCGGAAGCGAAATAGAAGCTCTTAAAGCTGAACTTCAAAAAAGAATTGGCGGAAAAGAACTTATTCTTAACATTAAAGAAGAAAGAAAACCTCAAATTTCAGCTCAGCTTGCAGCTGAAAACGTTGCTACTCAGATAGAAAGAAGGGTAGCATTCAGAAGAGCTATGAAAAAAGTTATTCAATCAGCACTTAAATCTGGTGCAAAAGGTATTAAAGTTCAGGTTGCAGGAAGACTTAACGGTGCTGAAATGGCTAGAACTGAATGGTATCTTGAGGGAAGAGTTCCTCTTCATACATTAAGAGCAAAAATTGATTACGGTTTTGCTGAAGCTTTAACTACATATGGTATTATCGGTGTTAAAGTATGGATATTCAAAGGTGAAGTTCTTCAAAGAAAAATGAATTCTGACGATACTCAAGCGCCAGAAAGAAAAGCTCCAAGAAGAAGAAAAGGACGCAGAAATGTTAATGCCAAAAAGAACTAA
- the rpsH gene encoding 30S ribosomal protein S8 yields MMNDIIADGLTRIRNAAMRGLEVTKLNHSKLMEAVLKVFEEKGYIESFKVIEDGNKKFINVTLKYDENGNSVIREVKKVSKPGRRVYKGYEDIKRFKNGYGTLVVSTSKGVLPNDEDYKEKVGGEVICSIW; encoded by the coding sequence ATGATGAACGATATTATTGCAGACGGATTAACAAGAATCAGAAATGCCGCTATGAGAGGTTTAGAAGTGACTAAACTTAATCACTCTAAACTTATGGAAGCGGTATTGAAAGTTTTTGAAGAAAAAGGTTATATTGAAAGTTTTAAAGTAATTGAAGATGGTAACAAAAAATTCATCAACGTGACTTTAAAATATGATGAAAACGGCAACTCTGTTATCAGAGAAGTTAAAAAAGTGTCTAAACCTGGTAGAAGGGTTTATAAAGGATACGAAGACATTAAAAGATTTAAAAACGGATACGGTACTCTAGTAGTATCAACTAGCAAAGGCGTTTTACCTAATGACGAAGATTACAAAGAAAAAGTAGGCGGCGAAGTAATCTGTAGTATTTGGTAA
- the rpmC gene encoding 50S ribosomal protein L29: protein MSYTKLNVAELIEKTEKELQDLLKEKKMELFETRMKLKTMQLQDTSLVRKIRKDIARIKTAMRAKRGN, encoded by the coding sequence ATGAGCTATACTAAACTTAACGTAGCGGAACTTATTGAAAAAACTGAAAAAGAGCTTCAGGATCTTTTAAAAGAGAAAAAAATGGAGCTTTTTGAAACAAGAATGAAATTAAAAACTATGCAGCTACAAGACACATCTCTTGTTAGAAAAATTAGAAAAGACATCGCAAGAATTAAAACTGCGATGAGAGCAAAAAGGGGTAACTAA
- the rplV gene encoding 50S ribosomal protein L22: MSKAVLKFIRLSPTKARLIAKEIQGMNAEEALAKLEFMPNKAARVIAKVVASAVANGGYDANEVVITSCRIDRGPYLKRFRPRARGMASRIQKPTAHIFVEVEKES; this comes from the coding sequence ATGAGTAAAGCAGTATTAAAATTTATAAGACTATCCCCAACTAAAGCAAGATTGATTGCTAAAGAAATTCAAGGTATGAATGCTGAAGAAGCACTTGCTAAATTAGAATTTATGCCTAATAAAGCGGCAAGAGTTATCGCTAAAGTTGTTGCAAGTGCGGTTGCAAACGGCGGATATGATGCAAATGAAGTAGTTATTACTTCATGCAGAATCGACAGAGGTCCGTATCTAAAAAGATTCAGACCAAGAGCTAGAGGTATGGCGAGCAGAATCCAAAAACCTACAGCACACATTTTTGTAGAAGTTGAAAAGGAAAGCTAA
- a CDS encoding flagellin A has product MGFRINTNIAALNAHAAGVENNRRLNDSLEKLSTGLRINKAADDASGLQIADSLRDQADSLGQAIRNANDAIGVMQIADKAMDEQTKILNTIKVKATQAAQDGQSADSRKALQEDITRLMEELDNIASTTSYNGKSLLSGSFTNQKFQIGAYANETVTASIGATSSDKIGNTRFETGAIITASGDVSLTFKKVDGIHDVKLESVVISTGAGTGIGVLAETINKNSDKTGVKATWQVLATGSTTVQDAGTVAIQSLTINGVDIGNITDVKANDSDGKLVAAINAVKDQTGVEAYIDERGNLNLRSLDGRGIKVSGANLSIAGINANGVETYGRLTLTRLDARDIIVSGGAGFSATSEVAQQTINLRTIKGNFTSAQALAIGAFANSNVVNYGKEIGAGVTTLKGAMAVMDIADSAAKMLDKIRGDIGSVQNQLTSTINNISVTQVNVKAAESQIRDVDFAAETAKFQKYNLLAQSGSYALSQANAVQQNVMRLLQ; this is encoded by the coding sequence ATGGGATTCAGAATTAACACAAACATTGCTGCATTAAATGCACATGCAGCTGGTGTAGAAAATAACAGAAGACTTAATGATTCATTAGAAAAATTAAGTACAGGTCTAAGAATCAACAAAGCTGCAGACGATGCTTCTGGTTTGCAAATTGCAGACTCATTAAGAGATCAGGCTGATTCATTAGGTCAAGCTATCAGAAACGCTAACGATGCTATCGGTGTTATGCAGATTGCAGATAAAGCAATGGATGAGCAAACAAAAATTCTTAATACAATTAAAGTTAAAGCTACTCAGGCAGCACAGGATGGACAAAGTGCTGATTCTAGAAAAGCTCTTCAAGAAGATATTACTAGACTTATGGAAGAACTTGATAATATCGCTAGTACAACTAGTTATAATGGTAAATCATTACTTTCAGGTTCATTTACTAATCAAAAATTCCAAATCGGTGCGTATGCTAATGAAACTGTAACTGCATCAATCGGTGCAACAAGTTCAGATAAAATTGGTAATACAAGATTTGAAACAGGTGCTATTATTACTGCGTCAGGAGATGTTTCTCTTACATTCAAAAAAGTTGATGGAATTCATGATGTAAAACTTGAAAGCGTAGTTATTTCAACTGGTGCAGGAACAGGTATTGGAGTACTTGCAGAAACAATTAACAAAAATTCTGATAAAACAGGAGTAAAAGCAACTTGGCAAGTACTTGCAACAGGTAGCACAACTGTACAAGATGCAGGAACTGTGGCAATTCAAAGTTTGACAATCAACGGTGTTGATATTGGAAATATTACAGACGTTAAAGCAAACGACAGCGACGGTAAATTAGTTGCAGCAATTAATGCTGTTAAAGACCAAACAGGTGTTGAAGCTTATATTGACGAAAGAGGTAATCTAAACTTAAGAAGTTTAGACGGAAGAGGAATTAAAGTAAGCGGTGCAAACTTAAGTATTGCAGGTATCAATGCAAATGGTGTGGAAACATACGGAAGACTTACATTAACAAGACTTGATGCTAGAGATATTATTGTAAGTGGTGGTGCTGGATTTAGTGCAACTTCTGAGGTAGCACAGCAGACAATTAACCTTAGAACAATTAAAGGTAACTTTACATCTGCTCAAGCTCTTGCTATCGGTGCATTTGCTAACTCAAATGTTGTGAATTATGGTAAAGAAATCGGTGCAGGTGTAACAACACTTAAAGGTGCTATGGCAGTTATGGATATTGCAGATAGTGCTGCTAAAATGTTAGATAAAATTAGAGGTGATATCGGTTCAGTACAGAATCAGTTAACAAGTACAATTAACAACATTTCAGTAACACAGGTAAACGTAAAAGCTGCAGAATCACAAATCAGAGACGTAGACTTTGCAGCAGAAACTGCAAAATTCCAAAAATACAATCTTCTTGCACAATCAGGAAGTTATGCATTATCTCAAGCAAATGCTGTTCAGCAAAACGTAATGAGACTACTTCAATAA
- a CDS encoding type Z 30S ribosomal protein S14 has translation MAKKSMIAKAKRKPKFKVRAYTRCSICGRVHSVYRDFGICRICLRKMANEGLLPGVKKASW, from the coding sequence ATGGCGAAAAAAAGTATGATAGCTAAAGCTAAAAGAAAACCAAAATTCAAAGTAAGAGCATATACAAGATGCTCTATCTGTGGTAGAGTTCACTCTGTTTACAGAGATTTTGGTATTTGTAGAATTTGTCTAAGAAAAATGGCAAACGAGGGATTACTCCCTGGTGTTAAAAAAGCAAGTTGGTAA
- the rplO gene encoding 50S ribosomal protein L15 has translation MALNNLKPACGSTHKTKRVGRGAGSGYGKTSSRGQKGQKSRTGYSQKRGFEGGQQPLQRRLPKVGFKSRVVKPQAINVDKFPAIVELEEITMEALANIVKIKAKKVKLIGTKAKELKDKIKDANITTSGK, from the coding sequence ATGGCGTTAAATAATTTAAAACCGGCATGCGGTTCTACTCATAAAACAAAAAGAGTAGGACGTGGAGCAGGTTCAGGATACGGAAAAACTAGTAGCAGAGGACAAAAAGGTCAGAAATCAAGAACTGGTTATTCACAAAAAAGAGGATTTGAAGGTGGTCAACAGCCGCTTCAAAGAAGACTTCCAAAAGTTGGATTTAAAAGTAGAGTGGTAAAACCTCAGGCGATTAACGTGGACAAGTTTCCTGCAATTGTAGAACTTGAAGAAATTACAATGGAAGCTTTAGCTAACATTGTAAAAATTAAAGCAAAAAAAGTAAAACTTATTGGAACAAAAGCTAAAGAGCTTAAAGATAAAATAAAAGATGCTAACATAACTACATCTGGAAAGTAA
- the rplR gene encoding 50S ribosomal protein L18 — MRRSKALAKRDLRRLKRKRRVRGRISGTADMPRVTIFKSNRYLVIQAIDDVAGNTLAFLNTAHLENKLPSNINGAKEAAKIFAEKLKAADIDAVRFDRNGYKYHGVVAAFADTLRENGIKL, encoded by the coding sequence ATGAGAAGAAGTAAAGCATTAGCTAAAAGAGATTTAAGAAGATTAAAAAGAAAAAGAAGAGTAAGAGGTAGAATCAGCGGTACTGCTGATATGCCTAGAGTAACTATTTTTAAATCAAACAGATACTTAGTTATTCAAGCTATTGATGATGTTGCTGGTAACACATTGGCATTTTTAAATACTGCTCATTTAGAAAACAAATTACCGTCAAACATTAACGGTGCAAAAGAAGCGGCTAAAATTTTTGCTGAAAAATTAAAAGCAGCTGATATTGATGCTGTTAGATTTGACAGAAATGGATACAAATATCACGGTGTAGTTGCAGCGTTTGCAGATACTCTTAGAGAAAACGGTATAAAATTATAA
- the rplX gene encoding 50S ribosomal protein L24, which yields MGARKNLPPKFKIKKGDSVKVIAGDDRGKTGEVLKVLVKDSKVLVKGVNVVKKAVKPTEQNPKGGFEYVERPIHISNVKKVEG from the coding sequence ATGGGTGCTAGAAAAAATTTACCTCCTAAATTCAAAATTAAAAAAGGCGACAGCGTAAAAGTTATCGCAGGAGATGACAGAGGAAAAACTGGTGAAGTTTTAAAAGTACTTGTTAAAGATTCAAAAGTACTTGTTAAAGGTGTGAACGTAGTTAAAAAGGCTGTTAAGCCTACTGAGCAAAATCCAAAAGGTGGATTTGAATATGTTGAAAGACCAATTCACATCTCAAATGTAAAAAAAGTAGAAGGCTGA
- the secY gene encoding preprotein translocase subunit SecY, whose protein sequence is MNPIAKKILITLGFLLIYRVLAYVPVPGVNIDVIKDFFSGHQHDALGLLNMFSGNAVSRMSIIALGVMPYITASIIMELLAATFPKLGEMKKDSQGFQKYMQIVKYSTVAIAFVQAIGIAIGLTSLTGKAGESAVMIDTSTFVILTAFSMMGGTMLLVWIGEQITERGVGNGISLIIFAGIVSRIPAAIVGTLNLVDVGELSVIGLIFILLIVVGTIAFIIYVELAERRVPISYQKKVLMQNKFKRVMNYIPIKVNLSGVIPPIFASAILMFPLTVLSGVSNPVLVTIRDYLNPNGYLYHVLLFAFVIFFAYFYASIVFNAKEIAENLKKQGGFIPGIRPGEQTAKFLNEVASRLTFWGALYLGAITVMPWLLVKLIGINFYFGGTAVLIVVQVAIDTMRKIQAELQMQKYDTLSVTGL, encoded by the coding sequence ATGAATCCGATAGCAAAAAAAATCTTAATTACCCTTGGTTTCCTTCTCATTTATAGAGTTCTAGCATATGTCCCGGTACCAGGGGTAAATATAGATGTAATTAAAGACTTTTTTTCAGGACATCAGCACGATGCATTAGGTTTACTTAATATGTTCAGTGGTAATGCTGTGAGCAGAATGAGTATTATTGCTCTTGGTGTTATGCCATACATTACTGCGTCAATTATTATGGAGCTTCTTGCAGCAACATTCCCAAAACTTGGCGAGATGAAAAAAGATTCTCAAGGCTTTCAAAAATATATGCAAATAGTTAAATATTCTACGGTAGCAATTGCTTTTGTACAGGCTATCGGTATTGCAATCGGTCTTACATCTTTAACAGGCAAAGCAGGTGAATCTGCAGTTATGATCGACACATCTACATTTGTAATATTAACCGCATTTTCTATGATGGGCGGTACAATGCTTCTTGTATGGATCGGTGAACAGATTACTGAAAGAGGTGTAGGTAACGGTATCAGTTTAATTATCTTTGCAGGAATAGTGAGTAGAATTCCGGCAGCGATTGTAGGCACCCTTAACCTCGTAGACGTAGGAGAATTGTCTGTTATAGGGCTGATCTTTATTCTGTTAATCGTAGTAGGAACAATAGCGTTTATTATATATGTTGAACTTGCTGAGAGAAGAGTACCGATTTCATATCAGAAAAAAGTATTAATGCAAAATAAATTTAAAAGAGTTATGAATTATATTCCTATTAAAGTAAACTTGAGTGGTGTTATTCCTCCAATTTTTGCTAGTGCGATATTAATGTTTCCTCTAACTGTTTTAAGTGGAGTATCCAATCCGGTATTAGTAACAATTAGAGATTATTTAAATCCAAACGGATATTTATACCATGTATTATTGTTTGCTTTCGTTATATTTTTTGCTTATTTTTATGCTTCTATTGTATTTAATGCAAAAGAAATCGCGGAAAACTTAAAAAAACAGGGCGGATTTATACCTGGGATCAGACCTGGAGAACAAACTGCTAAATTTTTGAATGAAGTTGCAAGCAGACTTACATTCTGGGGTGCGCTGTACTTAGGTGCAATTACAGTAATGCCTTGGCTGCTTGTAAAACTTATAGGTATTAATTTTTATTTTGGTGGTACAGCTGTACTTATCGTTGTCCAAGTTGCAATCGATACAATGAGAAAAATACAGGCTGAGCTTCAAATGCAAAAATATGATACTTTATCAGTTACAGGGCTTTAA
- the rplF gene encoding 50S ribosomal protein L6 translates to MSRIGKQPVKLASGLEAKLEGNKLIIKKGQDSKEIDTKGVVKVNINGDELTFEPVEETKFAKAMWGTVRALANNAVIGLTQGFEKKLEINGVGYRAAVKGNILELQLGYSHPINYEIPKGITITVEKNIITVKGSDKQQVGQVASEIRSFRKPEPYKGKGVKYVDEHIIRKAGKTAKK, encoded by the coding sequence ATGAGTAGAATAGGTAAACAACCCGTAAAGTTAGCTTCCGGCCTTGAAGCTAAACTTGAAGGGAATAAATTAATTATTAAAAAAGGCCAAGATTCAAAAGAAATCGACACTAAAGGTGTTGTAAAAGTTAATATTAACGGTGATGAATTAACTTTTGAACCGGTAGAAGAAACTAAATTCGCAAAAGCTATGTGGGGAACTGTAAGAGCTTTAGCTAATAATGCTGTTATCGGATTAACTCAAGGATTTGAGAAAAAACTTGAAATCAACGGTGTTGGTTACAGAGCAGCTGTAAAAGGTAATATTTTAGAATTACAACTTGGATATTCACACCCTATAAATTATGAAATTCCTAAAGGAATTACTATTACTGTTGAAAAAAATATTATTACAGTAAAAGGTAGCGATAAACAACAAGTTGGTCAAGTTGCTTCAGAAATCAGAAGCTTTAGAAAACCTGAGCCTTACAAAGGTAAAGGTGTTAAATATGTTGATGAACATATTATCAGAAAAGCTGGTAAAACAGCTAAAAAATAA
- the infA gene encoding translation initiation factor IF-1 yields the protein MAKDVLEVDGIVTDALPNAMFKVELEGLKKEVLCHISGKIRMNYIKIVPGDKVKVEINPYSLDKGRITYRYK from the coding sequence ATGGCTAAAGACGTATTGGAAGTAGATGGAATTGTGACTGATGCACTTCCTAATGCTATGTTTAAAGTAGAATTAGAAGGATTAAAAAAAGAGGTGCTTTGCCATATCAGCGGTAAAATTAGAATGAATTATATAAAAATTGTTCCGGGAGATAAGGTTAAAGTCGAAATTAATCCATACAGCTTAGATAAAGGCAGAATCACTTATAGATATAAATAA
- the rpsS gene encoding 30S ribosomal protein S19, with protein sequence MARSLKKGPFVDDHLMKKVLKAKEEKNPKPIKTWSRRSTITPDMIGLTINVHNGRDFVPVYVTERHVGFKLGEFAPTRTFRGHKGSVQKKIGK encoded by the coding sequence ATGGCTAGAAGTTTAAAAAAAGGTCCTTTTGTAGATGACCATTTAATGAAAAAAGTTCTTAAAGCAAAAGAAGAAAAAAATCCTAAACCAATTAAAACTTGGTCAAGAAGAAGTACTATTACGCCTGATATGATCGGGCTTACAATTAACGTACACAACGGAAGAGATTTCGTTCCGGTATATGTTACTGAAAGACACGTTGGATTTAAATTAGGTGAATTTGCACCTACCAGAACTTTTAGAGGACATAAAGGTTCTGTTCAAAAGAAAATTGGTAAGTAA
- the rplE gene encoding 50S ribosomal protein L5, protein MFEVQKKYKDEVRAKLAEEFDIKNPMLIPNIEKIVVSAGVGEGSKDKKFLQSVADTLTIITGQKAVITPAKKSVAGFKVREGMPVGVKVTLRGEMMWNFLQKLISIALPRVRDFKGVKRDGFDGRGNFNFGLTEQLVFTEVDYDSIIRVHGMNINISTTTEDDRLAERMLELIGFPFTKGK, encoded by the coding sequence ATGTTTGAAGTACAAAAAAAATATAAAGACGAAGTTAGGGCAAAACTTGCAGAAGAGTTTGATATTAAAAACCCTATGCTGATTCCTAACATTGAAAAAATCGTTGTTAGTGCTGGTGTTGGTGAAGGAAGCAAAGATAAAAAATTCCTTCAAAGCGTAGCTGATACATTAACAATTATTACTGGTCAAAAAGCGGTAATTACACCTGCTAAAAAATCAGTTGCAGGATTTAAAGTAAGAGAAGGTATGCCTGTAGGTGTTAAAGTAACACTTAGAGGTGAAATGATGTGGAATTTCCTTCAAAAACTTATCTCAATCGCACTACCGAGAGTTAGAGACTTTAAAGGTGTAAAAAGAGACGGTTTTGACGGAAGAGGTAACTTTAACTTCGGTCTTACAGAACAGTTAGTGTTTACTGAAGTTGATTACGACAGTATTATCAGAGTACATGGTATGAATATTAATATTTCCACAACAACTGAAGACGATAGACTGGCTGAAAGAATGCTAGAACTTATCGGATTCCCATTCACAAAAGGAAAGTAA
- the rpsE gene encoding 30S ribosomal protein S5 codes for MAKKAQVIRDYNREDFEEVVVNIGRITKVVKGGRRFRFNALVVVGNKKGIVGIGTGKAKEVPDAIKKAIDDAFKNLVEINGIHGNTINHDVQAKYNASKILLKPASEGTGLIAGGAVRPVLELVGIKDILSKSLGSNEPHNLVRATVEALKMIKSKKA; via the coding sequence ATGGCTAAAAAAGCTCAAGTAATTAGAGATTATAACAGAGAAGATTTTGAAGAAGTAGTTGTTAACATTGGAAGAATTACTAAAGTTGTTAAAGGTGGTAGAAGATTCAGATTTAACGCTTTGGTAGTTGTTGGAAACAAAAAAGGTATTGTTGGAATCGGAACTGGTAAAGCTAAAGAAGTTCCTGATGCTATCAAAAAAGCAATTGACGATGCATTTAAAAACTTAGTTGAAATTAACGGTATTCACGGTAATACAATTAATCATGACGTACAAGCTAAATATAATGCATCTAAAATTTTACTTAAACCGGCAAGTGAGGGTACAGGGCTAATCGCCGGTGGTGCGGTGAGACCGGTACTTGAACTTGTAGGTATTAAAGATATTCTTTCTAAATCATTAGGTTCAAACGAGCCTCACAACTTAGTTAGAGCTACAGTAGAAGCTCTAAAAATGATTAAAAGCAAAAAGGCGTAA
- the map gene encoding type I methionyl aminopeptidase, which translates to MAIAIRKPQEIEKIKIPAQLVAKTLNLLKENTKPGITPIELDKMAEDFIRSNGGRPAFKGLYDFPNSVCISRNGVVIHGIPTNEPLKEGEVVGFDVGVEIDGWYGDAAITIGVGKIEEKYQKMIDVSREALYHAIENIKPGMRYKQISKLIEDYIVSHGFVPLKGYSGHGIGRKPHEEPQILNYVEGKANQGEKVKNGHVFCLEPMLCHKCGEPVLADNGWDVYCEDMEVGVHYEHQVAVVNNKAIILTQED; encoded by the coding sequence ATGGCAATAGCAATTAGAAAACCTCAAGAAATTGAAAAAATCAAAATACCGGCACAGCTTGTTGCTAAAACGTTAAATTTGTTAAAAGAAAATACAAAACCTGGAATTACACCGATAGAGCTTGACAAAATGGCAGAAGATTTTATTAGAAGTAATGGAGGAAGACCTGCTTTTAAAGGTTTATATGATTTTCCAAATAGTGTATGTATAAGTAGGAATGGTGTAGTAATACACGGTATTCCGACAAATGAACCTTTAAAAGAAGGTGAAGTAGTAGGATTTGATGTAGGTGTTGAAATTGACGGATGGTATGGTGATGCAGCAATAACAATCGGCGTCGGAAAAATTGAAGAAAAATATCAAAAAATGATTGATGTATCTCGTGAAGCTTTATATCATGCTATTGAAAATATAAAACCTGGTATGAGATATAAACAGATTAGTAAACTAATTGAAGATTATATTGTATCACACGGATTTGTTCCTTTAAAAGGTTACAGTGGGCATGGAATAGGTAGAAAACCTCATGAAGAGCCTCAAATCTTAAATTACGTTGAAGGAAAAGCAAATCAAGGTGAAAAAGTAAAAAACGGACATGTTTTTTGTTTAGAGCCAATGCTTTGTCATAAATGCGGTGAACCGGTATTGGCAGATAACGGTTGGGATGTTTATTGTGAAGATATGGAAGTTGGTGTGCATTATGAACATCAGGTTGCTGTTGTAAATAATAAAGCGATTATATTAACACAGGAGGACTAA